One genomic window of Sphingopyxis sp. OPL5 includes the following:
- the metH gene encoding methionine synthase, whose protein sequence is MTETASSSATNFVNIGERTNVTGSAAFKKLILADDYTAAVEVARQQVENGAQIIDVNMDEGLLDAEYAMTTFLKLIAAEPDIARVPVMIDSSKWSVIEAGLKCVPGKPIVNSISMKEGEEPFLEHARKCMAYGAAVVVMAFDEVGQADTMERKIEICERAYKLLVGIGFPPEDIIFDPNVFAVATGLEEHDNYAVDFIEAVKVIRVRCPHVHFSGGLSNLSFGFRGNETVRRAMHSVFLYYAIPAGLDMAIVNAGQLDVYDTIDPELRQACEDVVLNRKVEGEVESPTERLIALAERYKGSNPAQEKAAEEWRGWPVAKRLEHALVKGIDAHVVEDTEEMRLLLPRPIEVIEGPLMDGMNVVGDLFGSGKMFLPQVVKSARVMKKAVAHLLPFIEASKEPGAKGKGKVVMATVKGDVHDIGKNIVGVVLQCNGFEIVDLGVMVPWSKILEAANENDADIIGLSGLITPSLDEMVTVAEEMQRAGMTMPLLIGGATTSRVHTALRIDVAYKGPVLHVLDASRAVGVATALVSDTGRDAYVQGFKDDYAHVRDVRAGKGQSVLHTLEEARANYYDAYLSDKPPPPLQPGQHRFDDWSLEDLRDCIDWTPFFRAWELHGTWPSIMNDEIVGETARALKADADAMLDQLIAEKWLTARGVCAFWPCARDGDSVTIHLAEEERHVTLPFLRQQIKKSRDRANMCLADFIDPAGDWMGGFAVGIHGIEPHSERFRADKDDYSDILLKALADRFAEAFAERLHQHVRTTLWGYAPGEQLTNEALIKEEYRGIRPAPGYPACPDHSLKPILFDLLQAGDTAGLVLTESYAMLPTAAVSGFYFGHPESQYFGVARIGSDQLADYAERRGVDIETATRWLRPNLD, encoded by the coding sequence ATGACCGAAACCGCCTCCTCCTCCGCCACCAATTTCGTCAATATCGGCGAGCGCACCAACGTCACCGGCTCGGCGGCGTTCAAGAAGCTGATCCTCGCCGACGACTATACCGCGGCGGTCGAGGTCGCGCGCCAGCAGGTCGAGAATGGCGCGCAGATCATCGACGTCAACATGGACGAAGGGCTGCTCGACGCCGAATATGCGATGACGACCTTCCTCAAGCTCATCGCCGCCGAACCCGATATCGCGCGGGTTCCGGTGATGATCGACAGCTCGAAATGGAGCGTGATCGAGGCGGGGCTGAAATGCGTCCCCGGCAAGCCGATCGTCAATTCGATCAGCATGAAGGAGGGCGAAGAACCCTTCCTGGAACATGCGCGCAAATGCATGGCCTATGGCGCCGCGGTCGTCGTCATGGCGTTCGACGAGGTCGGGCAGGCCGACACGATGGAACGCAAGATCGAGATCTGCGAGCGCGCCTACAAGCTGCTCGTGGGTATCGGCTTTCCGCCCGAGGACATCATCTTCGATCCCAATGTCTTCGCGGTCGCGACGGGGCTCGAAGAGCATGACAATTATGCCGTCGATTTCATCGAGGCGGTCAAGGTGATCCGCGTCCGTTGCCCGCACGTCCATTTTTCGGGCGGGCTTTCCAACCTGTCGTTCGGCTTCCGCGGCAACGAGACGGTACGCCGCGCGATGCACAGCGTCTTTCTTTATTATGCGATCCCCGCCGGGCTCGACATGGCGATCGTCAACGCGGGGCAGCTCGACGTCTATGACACGATCGATCCCGAGCTGCGGCAGGCGTGCGAGGATGTTGTGCTCAACCGCAAGGTTGAAGGAGAGGTGGAATCGCCGACCGAGCGGCTGATCGCGCTCGCCGAACGTTACAAGGGCAGCAATCCGGCGCAGGAAAAGGCGGCCGAGGAATGGCGCGGCTGGCCGGTCGCCAAGCGGCTCGAACATGCGCTGGTCAAGGGCATCGACGCCCATGTCGTCGAGGACACCGAGGAAATGCGCCTGCTGCTGCCGCGGCCGATCGAGGTGATCGAGGGGCCGCTGATGGACGGCATGAACGTCGTCGGCGACCTGTTCGGATCGGGCAAGATGTTCCTGCCGCAGGTGGTGAAATCGGCGCGCGTGATGAAGAAGGCGGTCGCGCACCTGTTGCCCTTCATCGAGGCGTCGAAGGAACCGGGCGCGAAGGGCAAGGGCAAGGTCGTGATGGCGACCGTCAAGGGCGACGTCCACGACATCGGCAAGAATATCGTCGGCGTCGTGCTCCAGTGCAACGGCTTCGAGATCGTCGATCTCGGCGTCATGGTGCCCTGGTCGAAAATCCTCGAAGCGGCGAACGAGAATGACGCCGACATCATCGGCCTGTCGGGGCTGATCACCCCCTCGCTCGACGAAATGGTGACGGTGGCCGAGGAGATGCAGCGCGCCGGCATGACGATGCCGCTGCTGATCGGCGGCGCGACGACGTCGAGGGTCCACACCGCGCTGCGCATCGACGTCGCGTACAAGGGGCCGGTGCTCCATGTGCTCGACGCGAGCCGCGCGGTCGGCGTTGCGACCGCGCTGGTCAGCGACACCGGGCGCGACGCTTATGTGCAGGGCTTCAAGGACGACTACGCCCATGTTCGCGACGTGCGCGCGGGCAAGGGACAGAGCGTGCTGCATACGCTCGAAGAGGCGCGCGCCAATTATTACGACGCCTATCTCAGCGACAAACCGCCGCCGCCGCTCCAGCCCGGGCAGCACCGCTTCGACGACTGGTCGCTCGAGGATTTGCGCGATTGCATCGACTGGACGCCCTTCTTCCGGGCGTGGGAATTGCACGGCACCTGGCCGTCGATCATGAACGACGAGATCGTCGGCGAAACCGCGCGGGCGCTCAAGGCCGACGCCGATGCGATGCTCGACCAGTTGATCGCGGAGAAATGGCTGACCGCACGCGGCGTCTGCGCCTTCTGGCCCTGCGCCCGCGACGGCGACAGCGTCACTATCCACCTCGCCGAAGAAGAGCGCCATGTGACGCTCCCCTTCCTGCGCCAGCAGATCAAGAAGAGCCGCGACCGCGCCAATATGTGCCTTGCCGACTTCATCGACCCGGCGGGCGACTGGATGGGCGGTTTCGCGGTCGGCATCCACGGCATCGAGCCGCATTCGGAGCGCTTTCGCGCCGACAAGGACGATTATTCGGACATCTTGCTGAAGGCGCTCGCCGACCGCTTCGCCGAGGCCTTTGCCGAGCGGCTGCACCAGCATGTTCGCACGACCTTGTGGGGTTATGCGCCCGGTGAGCAACTGACCAACGAGGCGCTGATCAAGGAGGAATATCGCGGCATCCGTCCGGCGCCCGGCTATCCGGCGTGCCCCGACCACAGCCTGAAACCGATCCTGTTCGACCTGTTGCAGGCGGGTGACACGGCCGGGCTGGTGCTCACCGAAAGCTATGCGATGCTGCCCACCGCTGCGGTCAGCGGTTTCTATTTCGGCCATCCCGAGAGCCAATATTTCGGGGTGGCGCGGATCGGCAGCGATCAGCTTGCGGACTATGCAGAGCGGCGCGGGGTCGATATCGAGACCGCGACGCGCTGGCTGCGCCCCAACCTCGACTGA
- a CDS encoding phytanoyl-CoA dioxygenase family protein has translation MSEVLEIACLEEFWASHSGKGPPLDEMVGKLLLDTLGLGNQQVFEQLYQVKPDYAGFQAWILETAGPPDPRLVDRYHAWLYEMPPGGDAQAQLDAIAAMPDVLDAAALAHWDAHGYVILSDAIGADEIAAVKALLWGVIDASPDDVESWFTAKTNGIMVPHFQHPALEAARRSPRVHKAFSQLWGSENLWVTIDRMGFNPPERADRPFAGSDVHWDASLVQPIPFGTQAVLYLSDTAEDQGAFRCVPGFHKRIDGWLAGLGGANPREADLSADVKHIAGKAGDLIIWRQDLPHAASPNRSDKPRLAQYLTYYSPDMTIRPWR, from the coding sequence ATGTCCGAAGTGCTTGAAATCGCCTGTCTCGAGGAATTTTGGGCGTCGCACAGCGGCAAGGGACCGCCGCTCGACGAGATGGTGGGCAAGCTGCTGCTCGACACGCTGGGCCTCGGCAACCAGCAGGTGTTCGAACAGCTTTATCAGGTGAAACCCGACTATGCGGGTTTCCAGGCGTGGATCCTCGAAACCGCCGGTCCGCCCGACCCGCGCCTCGTCGATCGCTATCACGCCTGGCTCTATGAAATGCCGCCGGGCGGGGACGCGCAAGCGCAACTCGATGCGATCGCGGCGATGCCCGACGTGCTCGACGCCGCCGCGCTCGCCCATTGGGACGCGCATGGCTATGTGATCCTGTCCGACGCGATCGGTGCAGACGAGATTGCGGCGGTCAAGGCGCTGCTCTGGGGAGTGATCGACGCGTCGCCCGACGATGTCGAAAGCTGGTTCACGGCGAAGACCAACGGCATCATGGTGCCGCATTTCCAGCATCCCGCGCTCGAAGCCGCGCGGCGCAGCCCGCGCGTCCATAAGGCGTTTTCGCAGCTCTGGGGCAGCGAAAATCTGTGGGTGACGATCGATCGCATGGGTTTCAACCCGCCCGAGCGCGCCGACCGGCCGTTCGCGGGATCGGACGTGCATTGGGATGCCAGCCTGGTCCAGCCGATCCCGTTCGGAACGCAGGCGGTCCTCTATCTCAGCGACACTGCCGAGGATCAGGGCGCATTCCGCTGCGTGCCCGGTTTTCACAAGCGCATCGATGGCTGGCTGGCGGGCCTGGGCGGCGCCAACCCGCGTGAGGCCGACCTCTCGGCTGACGTGAAGCACATCGCGGGCAAGGCGGGCGATCTGATCATATGGCGCCAGGACCTGCCCCATGCAGCAAGCCCGAACCGCTCGGACAAGCCGCGGCTGGCGCAATATCTGACCTATTATTCGCCCGATATGACGATCCGACCCTGGCGGTGA
- a CDS encoding right-handed parallel beta-helix repeat-containing protein — MIRIRPSLVTALLIAAAVIAAPAPAQTGGGAPYSIDGRGFSRLQDAVDAIGEGQGTITIAPGYHRDCAIQTAGRIAFVAAEPGRAIFDGVTCEGKAALVLRGAGAKVDGIVFQNMRVPDGNGAGIRLEKSDLEIANSLFRNSEEGILTADDPEATLTIDRSTFSRLGRCDRGLSCAHSVYTGIYGRVVVTRTRFEKGSGGHYFKSRGIQVDVRDNSFDDTQGTATNYMIDLPSGSVGRIANNMLIQGRDKENYSALIAIAAEERKNPSRGLVIEGNRATLPAGMDRKSVFVADWSGEALAIGQNELGAGLTRFEKR; from the coding sequence ATGATCCGCATTCGTCCCAGCCTCGTCACCGCGCTGCTCATCGCCGCCGCGGTTATTGCCGCCCCCGCGCCCGCGCAAACCGGTGGCGGTGCCCCCTACAGCATCGACGGCCGGGGCTTCTCGCGCCTGCAGGATGCGGTCGACGCGATCGGCGAGGGGCAGGGCACGATCACCATCGCGCCGGGCTATCATCGCGACTGCGCGATCCAGACCGCAGGGCGCATCGCCTTCGTCGCCGCCGAACCGGGCCGTGCGATCTTCGACGGTGTGACCTGCGAGGGCAAGGCGGCGCTGGTACTGCGCGGCGCGGGCGCGAAGGTCGACGGGATCGTGTTCCAGAACATGCGCGTGCCCGACGGCAATGGCGCGGGCATCCGGCTGGAGAAAAGCGACCTCGAAATCGCCAATAGCCTGTTCCGCAACAGCGAGGAAGGCATCCTTACCGCTGACGATCCCGAGGCGACGCTGACCATCGACCGGTCGACCTTCTCGCGCCTCGGCCGCTGCGACCGCGGGCTGAGCTGCGCGCACAGCGTCTACACCGGCATTTACGGCCGTGTCGTCGTCACCCGCACGCGTTTCGAAAAGGGCAGCGGCGGCCATTATTTCAAGTCGCGCGGTATTCAGGTCGATGTGCGCGACAATAGTTTCGACGATACGCAGGGCACCGCGACCAATTATATGATCGACCTGCCGTCGGGATCGGTCGGCCGGATCGCGAACAACATGCTGATCCAGGGCCGCGACAAGGAAAATTACTCCGCTCTGATCGCGATTGCCGCCGAGGAGCGCAAGAACCCGTCGCGCGGGCTGGTGATCGAAGGCAATCGTGCGACCCTGCCTGCGGGTATGGACCGCAAATCGGTGTTCGTCGCCGACTGGAGCGGCGAGGCGCTGGCGATCGGGCAGAATGAGCTGGGTGCGGGGCTGACGCGGTTCGAGAAGCGCTAA
- a CDS encoding YbjN domain-containing protein, whose product MSDDIYDEDDGHDAAPMEMLASYFAAHDWPHEMVGEDEIVATAQGSWTTYELRAVWRADDGVIQLLAFPDIRVVEDKRAVAHEALALINEQLWLGHFELWSNSGTILFRHGLLLGSEASLPLDLTETLIESAIDECERFYPVFQFVLWGGKSPAEALAASLIETRGEA is encoded by the coding sequence ATGAGTGACGATATCTACGACGAAGACGACGGCCATGACGCGGCGCCGATGGAAATGCTGGCGTCCTATTTCGCCGCGCACGACTGGCCGCACGAAATGGTCGGCGAGGACGAGATCGTCGCGACCGCGCAGGGCAGCTGGACGACCTATGAACTGCGCGCCGTGTGGCGCGCCGACGACGGCGTCATCCAGTTGCTCGCCTTTCCCGACATCCGCGTCGTCGAGGACAAGCGTGCCGTCGCGCACGAAGCGCTGGCGCTGATCAACGAACAGCTCTGGCTCGGCCATTTCGAGCTGTGGTCGAACAGCGGCACGATATTGTTCCGCCACGGCCTGCTGCTCGGCAGCGAGGCCTCGCTGCCGCTCGACCTCACCGAAACGCTGATCGAAAGCGCGATCGACGAATGCGAGCGCTTTTACCCGGTGTTCCAGTTCGTGCTGTGGGGCGGCAAAAGCCCGGCGGAAGCGCTGGCGGCATCGCTGATCGAAACGCGCGGCGAGGCCTGA
- a CDS encoding accessory factor UbiK family protein, protein MQSENRFFDDLAKMVNGVAGTVAGAGREAESAMRERAKEWIGRMDFVSREEFEAVKQMAATARAEAEALKARLDKLEGVSKADTVRTPPGKPAAKPAAARKPKA, encoded by the coding sequence ATGCAGAGCGAAAACCGCTTTTTCGACGATCTGGCCAAGATGGTGAATGGCGTTGCCGGAACCGTCGCCGGCGCCGGCCGCGAGGCCGAATCCGCGATGCGCGAGCGCGCCAAGGAATGGATCGGCCGCATGGATTTCGTCAGCCGCGAGGAATTCGAGGCGGTGAAACAAATGGCCGCCACCGCGCGCGCCGAGGCCGAAGCGCTGAAGGCGCGGCTCGACAAGCTGGAAGGCGTGAGCAAGGCCGATACCGTCAGGACGCCCCCGGGCAAACCGGCGGCCAAGCCCGCCGCGGCGCGCAAGCCGAAAGCCTGA
- a CDS encoding TspO/MBR family protein encodes MTEIATPGQLRMSYLRWALVTVPAVVLLGSLSGLLSNSGYTNRWFAALDLPTITPPGWVFATVWPALYICLGLSLAMVLHARGAKGRGMALLLFFVQLIANFAWSPLFFGAHEVTKAFYLIVFILLMTIATAFAFAPIRKAAAWLLVPYMIWLSFAAILNFQIDQRNPDAEALVPHAASTQI; translated from the coding sequence ATGACGGAAATCGCCACGCCGGGTCAGCTACGCATGTCTTATCTTCGCTGGGCGCTGGTGACGGTTCCGGCGGTCGTCCTGCTCGGCAGCCTATCCGGCCTGCTGTCGAACAGCGGCTATACCAATCGCTGGTTCGCGGCGCTCGACCTGCCCACGATCACCCCGCCGGGCTGGGTGTTCGCCACCGTCTGGCCCGCGCTCTACATCTGTCTTGGCCTCTCGCTCGCGATGGTTCTGCATGCGCGCGGGGCGAAGGGACGCGGCATGGCGCTGCTGCTTTTCTTCGTTCAGCTGATCGCCAACTTCGCCTGGTCGCCGCTGTTTTTCGGCGCGCACGAGGTGACCAAGGCCTTTTACCTGATCGTCTTCATCCTGCTGATGACGATCGCCACCGCCTTCGCCTTCGCCCCGATCCGCAAGGCGGCGGCGTGGCTGCTCGTCCCCTATATGATCTGGCTGAGCTTTGCCGCGATCCTCAATTTCCAGATCGATCAGCGCAATCCCGACGCCGAAGCCCTTGTCCCGCACGCGGCAAGCACCCAGATATAG
- a CDS encoding TlyA family RNA methyltransferase, whose translation MAKIRADQLLVDLGLAESRTRAQALILAGLAFIGDRKVDKAGQQVAADAAISVKGRDHPWVSRGGIKLDHALTHLGWDVAGAVAIDVGSSTGGFTDVLLSRGAARVYAVDSGTNQLAWKLRRDDRVIVHEQTSARILTAAHIPEPIDMIVCDASFIALSKVLPVPMSFARDAARMVALIKPQFEAERGEVGKKGVVRDAAVHARICTEVRTWLEGEGWTVVDLVESPITGPEGNVEFLIAAVKGPA comes from the coding sequence ATGGCGAAGATCCGCGCTGACCAGTTGCTTGTCGACTTAGGCCTCGCCGAAAGCCGCACGCGGGCGCAGGCGCTGATCCTCGCCGGGCTCGCCTTTATCGGCGATCGCAAGGTCGACAAGGCGGGGCAACAGGTCGCCGCAGATGCCGCGATCAGCGTCAAGGGACGCGACCATCCGTGGGTGTCGCGCGGCGGGATCAAGCTCGACCATGCGCTGACCCACCTCGGCTGGGATGTGGCCGGCGCGGTCGCGATCGACGTCGGGTCGTCGACCGGCGGCTTCACCGACGTGCTGCTCAGCCGCGGCGCCGCCCGCGTCTATGCGGTCGATTCGGGCACCAACCAGCTCGCCTGGAAGCTGCGGCGGGACGACCGCGTCATCGTCCACGAACAGACGAGCGCGCGCATCCTGACGGCGGCGCATATCCCCGAACCCATCGACATGATCGTCTGCGACGCGAGCTTCATCGCGCTGTCGAAGGTCCTGCCGGTGCCGATGTCCTTCGCCCGCGACGCCGCACGCATGGTCGCGCTCATCAAGCCGCAGTTCGAGGCCGAACGCGGCGAGGTCGGCAAGAAGGGCGTCGTGCGTGATGCGGCGGTGCACGCGCGTATATGCACCGAGGTGCGGACCTGGCTGGAGGGCGAAGGCTGGACGGTCGTCGATCTGGTCGAAAGCCCGATCACCGGACCCGAGGGCAATGTCGAATTCCTGATCGCCGCCGTCAAAGGTCCCGCTTGA
- a CDS encoding protein-disulfide reductase DsbD family protein, whose amino-acid sequence MLLAMLALAMLALAPARAQPVNITPELIAESPTPAPGTTSTLALSMTPGKGWHGYWLNGGDAGFGMSVDWNQPDGVTIEPFRYPVPEALMLFGMMNHVYEHPYALLADVRIDKSVAPGTDLTLSGIANWLACTDKVCVPEKAVVSVKLTAGDGAIAAASRTRFDAWRARLPQPLDRPGTWERRGQTLRFGIPLPEGTAIETPHLFLETQNLIDYPAPQSFTRNGDWIIVETRANGDATGPVQGLVKLADGRGLTVAFEPAAVRAVGEPIAVAKPGIDMGLFWAALGGAILGGLILNLMPCVFPILSLKALSLARSAGHAREAKVEALAYTAGAVLVSLALGGLLLALRAAGEQVGWAFQLQHPVSVFILLLLAIAITLNLLGTYELPSFGGGQKLADQGGAAGGFWTGALAAFVATPCSGPLLGTALGATLVLPAWAALPIFGGLGLGLALPFLAIGFLPALRRRLPKPGPWMATFRKWMALPMGITAVALGWLLTQQVDGLGWGDIYSPIVASIGAIALYRHWMKGPDRGHAGKLLLLFPPLFMGLLTYEVVTATPPTIVGEARGDRFTPEALAKARATGKPVFVYFTADWCLSCKANEAGAINRAAVQEVFKAKGVVTLVGDWTNGDPVITRTLAEHGRNSVPLYLWYAPGAGKPEILPQILTPGTLTDLASR is encoded by the coding sequence ATGCTGCTCGCCATGCTGGCGCTGGCGATGCTCGCCCTCGCCCCCGCCCGCGCGCAGCCGGTGAACATCACGCCCGAACTGATCGCCGAGTCGCCGACGCCCGCGCCGGGCACGACATCGACGCTGGCGCTGAGCATGACGCCCGGCAAGGGCTGGCACGGCTATTGGCTCAACGGCGGCGATGCCGGGTTCGGCATGTCGGTCGACTGGAACCAGCCCGACGGCGTGACCATCGAACCCTTCCGCTACCCGGTGCCCGAGGCGCTGATGCTCTTTGGCATGATGAACCATGTCTATGAGCATCCCTATGCGCTGCTCGCCGACGTCCGCATCGACAAAAGCGTCGCGCCGGGGACCGACCTGACGCTGTCGGGTATCGCCAACTGGCTCGCGTGCACCGACAAGGTCTGCGTGCCCGAAAAAGCAGTGGTGTCGGTCAAGCTGACCGCGGGCGACGGGGCGATCGCAGCGGCCTCGCGCACGCGCTTCGACGCCTGGCGCGCGCGGCTGCCGCAACCGCTCGACCGCCCGGGGACGTGGGAGCGCCGCGGCCAGACCTTGCGCTTCGGCATCCCGCTGCCCGAAGGCACGGCGATCGAGACACCGCACCTGTTCCTCGAAACGCAGAATCTGATCGATTATCCCGCCCCGCAAAGCTTCACCCGCAATGGCGACTGGATCATCGTCGAAACCCGCGCCAATGGCGACGCCACTGGCCCGGTGCAGGGGCTGGTCAAGCTCGCCGACGGGCGCGGATTGACGGTGGCGTTCGAACCGGCCGCGGTGCGGGCGGTCGGCGAACCGATCGCGGTCGCCAAGCCGGGTATCGATATGGGGCTGTTTTGGGCCGCGCTCGGCGGAGCGATTCTCGGCGGGCTGATCCTCAACCTGATGCCGTGCGTCTTTCCAATCCTCAGCCTCAAGGCGCTCAGCCTCGCGCGCTCGGCCGGCCATGCGCGCGAAGCGAAGGTCGAGGCGCTCGCCTACACCGCGGGGGCAGTGCTGGTCAGCCTCGCGCTCGGCGGCCTACTGCTCGCACTGCGCGCGGCGGGCGAACAGGTCGGCTGGGCGTTCCAATTGCAGCACCCGGTGAGCGTGTTCATCCTGCTGCTGCTCGCGATCGCGATCACGCTCAACCTGCTCGGCACTTACGAACTGCCCTCCTTCGGCGGCGGGCAGAAGCTCGCGGACCAGGGCGGCGCGGCCGGCGGCTTCTGGACCGGCGCGCTCGCGGCCTTTGTCGCGACACCGTGCAGCGGGCCGTTGCTCGGGACGGCGCTCGGCGCGACCTTGGTGCTCCCCGCCTGGGCGGCACTGCCGATCTTCGGCGGGCTTGGGCTGGGCCTCGCCCTGCCCTTCCTCGCGATCGGTTTCCTTCCCGCGCTGCGCCGCCGCCTGCCCAAGCCCGGGCCATGGATGGCAACCTTCCGCAAATGGATGGCGCTCCCGATGGGGATCACAGCCGTCGCCCTTGGCTGGCTGTTGACGCAACAGGTCGATGGATTGGGTTGGGGCGATATTTATAGCCCCATCGTCGCCAGCATCGGCGCCATCGCTCTCTATCGCCACTGGATGAAAGGTCCCGATCGGGGCCATGCCGGAAAGCTGTTGCTGCTGTTCCCCCCCCTTTTCATGGGACTCCTGACCTATGAAGTCGTAACGGCCACGCCCCCGACCATCGTCGGCGAAGCGCGCGGCGACCGCTTCACCCCCGAAGCCCTTGCCAAGGCGCGCGCCACCGGCAAGCCCGTCTTCGTCTATTTCACCGCCGACTGGTGCCTGTCGTGCAAGGCGAACGAGGCGGGCGCGATCAACCGCGCGGCGGTGCAAGAGGTCTTCAAGGCGAAGGGCGTCGTCACCCTCGTCGGCGACTGGACCAATGGCGATCCCGTCATCACCCGCACCCTCGCTGAACATGGCCGCAACAGCGTGCCGCTCTACCTCTGGTACGCGCCGGGTGCCGGCAAGCCCGAAATCCTGCCGCAGATCCTGACCCCCGGCACGCTCACCGATCTGGCCAGTCGCTGA
- a CDS encoding alkaline phosphatase family protein, protein MKYLNTALAAALCVAGTGASFAQDAAAPVQKVTAQTPPPKLIVMVAVDQFSADIFAEYRGKFTGGLARLASGVVFPAGYQSHGATETCPGHSTILTGNHPAHTGIIANNYFDLSTPRDDKRVYCAEDEGVAGTTSGSGKYAASVKHLLVPTLGDLMKARDPRTQVVSVAGKDRAAIMMGGHQADELMWLVPTGLTSYRGTALSPVATQASAAIAAAMAQPRPGLTLPADCAAKDIAIPIDKGGTVGTGRLARDAGNFRGFMASPEADGAVLATAAALRQTRKMGEGDTTDLLIVGLSATDYVGHTYGTEGSEMCLQMAGLDRELGDFFARLDASGIDYAVALTADHGGHDLPERNRQNAWPAAERVDRGLDADQLGKAVAEKLGLPQPLLYSDGPFGDMYLSKALTPAQRKAASAELLARWRAHPQVEAVVTGEELAKYPISKRSPDVWSMMDKLRASYNPQRSGDFIVVLKPRVTPIPESGLGYVATHGSVWDYDRRVPMLFWRKGLAGFEQPNAVMTVDILPTLAGLIGLPVDATKIDGRCLDLLSGPDSSCR, encoded by the coding sequence ATGAAATATCTCAACACCGCCCTCGCCGCCGCGCTTTGTGTCGCCGGAACCGGTGCCAGCTTCGCGCAGGATGCGGCCGCGCCTGTACAGAAGGTCACCGCGCAGACGCCGCCGCCCAAGCTGATCGTCATGGTCGCGGTCGACCAGTTTTCGGCCGACATTTTCGCCGAATATCGCGGTAAATTCACTGGCGGTCTCGCGCGGCTCGCCTCGGGCGTCGTCTTCCCCGCGGGCTATCAGTCGCATGGCGCGACCGAGACCTGCCCCGGCCATTCGACGATCCTGACCGGCAACCACCCCGCGCACACCGGGATCATCGCGAACAATTATTTCGATCTGTCGACGCCGCGCGACGACAAGCGCGTCTATTGCGCCGAGGATGAGGGCGTCGCGGGGACGACGTCGGGCAGCGGCAAATATGCCGCCTCGGTCAAGCATCTGCTCGTCCCGACGCTCGGCGACCTGATGAAGGCGCGCGATCCCCGGACCCAGGTCGTGTCGGTCGCGGGCAAGGACCGCGCCGCGATCATGATGGGCGGGCACCAGGCCGACGAACTGATGTGGCTCGTCCCCACCGGGCTCACCAGCTATCGCGGCACGGCGCTGTCGCCGGTCGCGACGCAGGCGAGCGCGGCGATCGCCGCTGCGATGGCGCAGCCGCGCCCCGGCCTCACGCTGCCCGCCGATTGCGCCGCGAAGGACATCGCGATCCCGATCGACAAGGGGGGCACTGTCGGCACCGGCCGCCTCGCGCGCGATGCCGGCAATTTCCGCGGCTTCATGGCCTCGCCCGAAGCCGATGGCGCGGTCCTCGCGACCGCTGCGGCGCTGCGCCAGACGCGCAAGATGGGCGAGGGCGACACCACCGACCTCCTCATCGTCGGGCTGTCGGCGACCGACTATGTCGGCCACACCTATGGCACCGAGGGCAGCGAAATGTGCTTGCAGATGGCGGGTCTCGACCGCGAACTCGGCGATTTCTTCGCGCGGCTCGATGCAAGCGGCATCGATTATGCAGTCGCGCTGACCGCCGACCATGGCGGCCACGACCTGCCCGAGCGCAACCGCCAGAATGCCTGGCCCGCCGCCGAGCGCGTCGACCGCGGTCTCGACGCCGACCAACTGGGCAAGGCGGTCGCCGAAAAGCTCGGCCTGCCGCAACCTTTGCTCTACAGCGACGGCCCGTTCGGCGACATGTATCTGTCGAAGGCGCTGACCCCGGCGCAGCGCAAGGCGGCGTCGGCCGAACTGCTCGCCCGCTGGCGCGCTCATCCGCAGGTCGAGGCGGTGGTGACCGGCGAGGAACTGGCGAAATATCCGATTTCGAAGCGTTCGCCCGACGTCTGGTCGATGATGGACAAGCTGCGGGCGTCCTACAATCCGCAGCGTTCGGGCGATTTCATCGTCGTGCTTAAGCCGCGCGTGACCCCGATCCCCGAATCGGGCCTCGGTTATGTCGCGACGCACGGGTCGGTGTGGGATTATGACCGGCGCGTACCGATGCTGTTCTGGCGCAAGGGGCTGGCCGGTTTCGAACAGCCCAATGCGGTGATGACGGTCGATATCCTCCCCACGCTGGCGGGGCTGATCGGACTGCCGGTGGACGCCACCAAGATCGACGGCCGCTGCCTCGACCTGCTTTCGGGTCCGGACAGCAGCTGTCGGTAA